The Xylanibacillus composti genome window below encodes:
- a CDS encoding RraA family protein: MVNYGFRVLPLTRRPDSSLIQQCMSIATPLLSDNMHRVQGTIAGFVPYHRSAKLAGAAFTVRTRPGDNLMVHKAIDMAEPGDVIVVDACGELSQAILGEIMLRLAEKRGIAGFVIDGAIRDSAAFRERDYPCFARGTTHRGPYKEGPGEINVPVTIGRMPVMPGDLIVGDEDGIVAIPLDYAAEVVQAAQRQLAREQRTFEEIAEGSLDRSWVDEALKRKGCELP, encoded by the coding sequence ATGGTAAACTATGGGTTTCGCGTATTGCCGTTAACCCGCAGGCCAGATTCAAGCTTAATACAGCAATGCATGTCCATTGCCACACCATTGCTAAGCGACAATATGCATCGAGTTCAAGGTACAATAGCCGGATTTGTCCCTTATCATCGCAGCGCCAAACTTGCGGGAGCGGCCTTTACTGTACGTACGAGACCCGGGGATAACCTGATGGTGCATAAAGCCATCGATATGGCTGAGCCGGGTGATGTCATCGTGGTTGACGCTTGCGGCGAATTGTCTCAAGCCATCCTGGGAGAAATTATGCTTCGGTTGGCGGAGAAGAGAGGCATAGCCGGTTTTGTGATTGACGGGGCCATACGCGATTCGGCTGCTTTTCGCGAGCGGGATTATCCGTGCTTTGCCAGAGGAACAACGCACAGGGGACCATACAAGGAAGGGCCGGGCGAAATCAATGTGCCCGTCACGATTGGCCGCATGCCGGTTATGCCGGGGGATCTGATCGTAGGCGACGAAGATGGCATTGTCGCAATTCCGCTGGATTACGCAGCCGAAGTTGTTCAGGCAGCGCAGCGCCAGCTTGCGCGAGAGCAACGAACATTTGAAGAGATTGCCGAAGGCTCGTTGGATCGAAGCTGGGTTGACGAAGCGTTGAAGCGCAAAGGCTGTGAGCTGCCGTGA